Genomic segment of Limnohabitans sp. INBF002:
ATGGCCCCCACCGACCTCGCCAAATATTTGGCTTTCAAGGGCTCCATCACCATCAACGGGGTGAGCCTGACCGTGAACCGTGTGCAAGACTTCTTCAACGCGGACGGCCCACTGGGCTTACGCGGCTCGGAAGTCAGCATCAACCTCATTCCTCACACTGTTGAAAACACCGCTTTGGGTTCGCTCAAAACAGGTAGCACAGTGAACCTCGAAATTGACACCGTTGCCCGCTACGTTGAACGCATGTTGCGTGTTGACGCCTCGCTGGGTGACGCTGCCGCATTGAAAGCCCAACCATGAGCGCAACCCAAGGCTTAACGCCCGTCGCTATTTCCCCTGTTGAAGACATCGTGGCCGACATGAAGGCCGGTCGCATCGTGATCTTGGTCGACGAAGAAGACCGCGAGAACGAAGGCGATTTGGTGCTGGCGTCTGACCACGTCACCCCCGAAGCCATCAACTTCATGGCCCGCTTCGGCCGTGGTTTGATTTGCCTCACGCTCACGCGTGAGCGTTGCGAATATTTGAAGCTGCCGCCCATGGCTGCACGCAATGGCACGGTGTACAGCACCGCGTTCACCGTGTCCATCGAAGCCGCTGAGGGCGTGACCACCGGCATCTCTGCCGCTGACCGCTCACGCACCATCGAAGTGGCTGTGGCCAAAGCCACAAAACCCACCGACTTGGTACAACCCGGCCACGTGTTCCCCCTGCAAGCGGTGGACGGCGGCGTGCTGATGCGCGCGGGCCACACCGAAGCCGGTTGCGACTTGGCCGCGATGGCTGGCTGCTCGCCCTCTTCCGTGATTTGCGAAATCATGAAAGACGACGGCACCATGGCCCGTTTGCCTGATTTGCAAATCTTCGCTGCTGAACACGGCTTGAAGATTGGCACCATCGCTGACCTCATTGCCTACCGCAGCCGCAACGAATCGCTGGTGCATAAAGTCAGCTCGCGCACCATGCACACCGCACACGGCGAGTTCACCGCCAACGCCTACAAAGACATGACCAGCGGCGATGTGCACATGGCCCTGGTCAAAGGCACGTGGGGCGCAGACGCCGAAGTGTTGGCCCGCGTGCATGAGCCACTCTCGGTGCTCGACGCACTCGAACCCAACCGCGTCATGCACTCATGGGGGTTAGATGCGGCCTTGGCGCGTATCGCTTCCCAAGGCACAGGGGTGGTCGTGTTGCTCAACTGCGGCGAAAGTGGCCAACAGTTGCTCAATCAATTTGACGGCACCGCCCGCTCCGCCCACGGCCCCGAACGCGGCCGCATGGACCTGCGCAGCTACGGCGTGGGCGCGCAAATCTTGCGTGACTGCGGCGTGCACAAAATGCGTCTCATGGGCAACCCACGCCGCATGCCCAGCATGACCGGCTACGGACTTGAAATCACGGGCTACCTCTCCAAAGAGTAAAACCATCAAAGAATAAAACCAACGAAGAATAAAAACCATGTTTGTCTCTAACCTCGCCTCCACCACCACGCTCGACGGCAGCGCTTTGAAAATTGGCATCGTCCAAGCGCGCTTCAACGACGACATCACCAACGCACTGGCTGCTGCTTGCATCGCTGAACTCAAAGCCATGGGCGTGAGCGATGACCGCATCACCCACGTGCATGTGCCAGGCGCGCTCGAAGTGCCCTTGGCCTTGGCTGCGCTCGCGCAAATTGAAGACCCAGAACCCTTCAGCGCCCTCATCGCGCTGGGCTGCATCATCCGTGGTGAGACGTACCACTTCGAGCTGGTGGCCAACGAATCTGGCGCAGGTGTGACCCGCGTGGGCATGGACTACCACGTGCCGATTGCCAACGCCATCCTCACCACCGAAGACATAGCTCAAGCTGTGGCCCGTCAAACCGACAAAGGCCGTGACGCCGCTCGCGTGGCCGTCGAGATGGCTTTGTTGTTGGAGAGCTTGGCATGAGCGAACACCTGAATACAGAAGACAAAGCCCCACGCAAAACCGCAAAAAAAACGGACAGCAATGGCACCACCAAAAGCGCCGCCAAATCTGGCCGCAGCCGCTCGCGTGAGTTTGCATTGCAAGGCCTCTACCAATTCTTAGTCGGCAACAACGAAGCCGCTGACATTGACATGTTCACCCGCGACCTGAGCGGTTTTCACAAATCTGACTCGGTACATTACGACGCCCTGCTGTACGGCTGCATCGAACAACGCGAAATTTTGGACTCACTCATTGAGCCCTTGCTCGACCGCAAACTCGACGAAATCTCCCCCATCGAACACGCGGTGATGTGGATGGGCGCGTATGAGTTTCAACACTGCATCGACGTGCCATGGCGCGTGGTGCTGAACGAATACATCGAACTCGCCAAGTCTTTCGGCGGCACCGATGGCCACAAGTACGTCAACGGCGTGCTCAACGGCTTGGCGCCCAAACTGCGCGCACTCGAAGTCGAGTCTGACCGCGCCAAAGGCAAGCTGCGCGACTGATGATGAAGATTGCCCAGCGCGCACAACGCATTGAGCCTTTCTATGTGATGGAGGTGGCCAAGGCCGCCGCCGAGCGTGCCGCGTTGGTGGCGCACACCGATGCGCCCATGATTTTTCTGAACATCGGTGAACCCGATTTCACCGCGCCTCCTTTGGTGCAAGAAGCCGCAGCACGTGCAGTACACGACGGCGTGACGCAGTACACACCCGCGCTCGGTATTCCTGAATTGCGCGAGCGCATCAGCGCTTGGTACAGCACCCGTTTTGGTGTGAATGTGCCTGCGCGTCGCATCGTCATCACCGCTGGTGCATCGGCAGCCTTGCAGCTGGCTTGCTTGGCGTTGATTGAAGCCGGTGACGAAGTGTTGATGCCCGACCCGAGCTACCCCTGCAACCGCCACTTTGTGAGCGCCGCAGAAGGCCGTGCGGTGTTGGTCCCCACCACAGCGGCTGAACGCTTTCAACTCAGTGCAGAACAAGTGCGGGCAAACTGGACTGCACAGACACGTGGTGTGTTGCTGGCTTCACCGTCCAACCCCACAGGCACCTCCATTCATCCTGATGAATTGCGCGCCATTCACAACGAGGTGTCGCAACGTGGCGGCACCACCTTGATTGACGAAATTTATTTGGGTCTGAGTTACGACGACCAATTTGGACAATCGGCGTTGGGTATTGATGACCAAATCATCAGCATCAACAGCTTCAGCAAGTACTTCAACATGACGGGCTGGCGTTTGGGCTGGTTGGTGGTGCCTGATGCGCTCGTGCCCGTGGTGGAGCGCTTGGCGCAAAACCTGTTCATCTGCGCCAGCACGGTGGCGCAACACGCCGCACTTGCTTGCTTTGAGGCTGAGAGCATGGCCGAGTACGAACGACGTCGCGCCGAATTCAAAGCACGTCGTGACTACTTTGTGCCCGCGCTCAATGCACTGGGCCTGAACGTGCCCGTCATGCCCGATGGCGCGTTTTACGCATGGGCCGATTGCACACAAGCCGCCAACAAACTGGGCGTCCAAGGCAGCTGGGACTTTGCGTTTGAAGTGATGAATAAAGCCAACCTCGCCATCACCCCTGGTCGCGACTTTGGCCATGCCGACACGTCTCGCTTTGTACGCTTCTCCACCGCCCGCTCGTTGCCTGAGTTGCAAGCTGCGATTGGGCGTTTACAAAAAATTCTGGGCTAAACCATGAGCATCGTTTTTGAACATCCCATTCGGGTGTATTGGGAAGACACAGATGCCGGTGGCATCGTGTTTTATGCCAACTACCTCAAATTCTTCGAGCGCGCACGCACCGAGTGGCTGCGCGCGCTTGGCATTGGTCAACACGCGCTGCGCGAAGAAACCGGTGGCATGTTTGTGGTGAGTGAAACCACCGTCAAATACCACCGCCCCGCCAAGCTGGATGACCAGCTGCGCGTCACCGCCACATTGGCTGAAGGTGGCCGCGCGAGCCTCGTCATTGCCCAACAAGCATGGCTGGGCGAAACTTTACTTTGCGAAGGCACCATCCGTATCGGTTGGGTCGATGCTGCCGCCATGAAGCCTGCGAGAATCCCCTCTTCTGTATTGGAACGCCTGACATGACACAAGACTTTTCCATCGTTCATTTATTGCTCAACGCCAGTTGGGTTGTACAAGTTGTGGTGCTGATGCTGATGGGCGTCTCCATCGTGAGTTGGGCCGCCATCTTTCGCAAGATCGGCTCGATCAAACGCATCAAAGAACTCAACGACGAGTTCGAGCGCGACTTTTGGTCGGGCACCAGCTTGAACGAACTGTTTGCTGCGGCTGCTCAAAACGCCAAAACATCTGGCCCCATGGAACGCATCTTCGCCAGCGGCATGCGCGAGTACCAAAAACTGCGCGAGCGTCGCATCAACGACAGCAGCGCTTTAATGGACGGCGCACGCCGCGCCATGCGCGCCAGCTACCAACGTGAGATGGATGCCATTGAATCCAACTTGTCGATGCTGGCCTCCGTGGGCTCGGTGTCTCCTTATGTCGGCCTGTTCGGCACGGTGTGGGGCATCATGCACGCCTTCACAGGCTTGGCCGGTATGCAGCAAGTGACCTTGGCCAAAGTGGCCCCCGGTATTGCCGAAGCGCTGGTGGCCACCGCCATTGGTTTGTTTGCCGCGATTCCTGCGGTGTTGGCCTACAACCGCTTCTCACGCGACATTGACCGCGTGTCCATCAAGTTGGAAACCTTCATCGAAGAGTTCAGCAACATCTTGCAGCGCAACAGCGCCAGCACGATGACCCACTAAACCGAAAGACGCAGCATGGCTTCTATCGCCCCTCGCTCAGGACGCGGCCGCCGCGCCATGAACGACATCAACATGGTGCCGTTCATTGACGTGATGTTGGTCTTGCTCATCATCTTTATGGTGACCGCACCGCTCATCTCGCCCAGCGTGATTGATTTGCCCAGCGTGGGCAAAGCCGCCACCGTGCCTGACCAAGTGATTCACGTGGAAATCAGCAAAGAAGAACGCATCACCGTCAAAAGCACGGGCACAGTGAACAAGTCGGTCAGCTCTACCCTCAAAGGCTTGGCCCGCGATGTGCAAGAGCTGCAAGGCGAAAGCTCGCAAGGCCCCGTGGTCATCACCGCCGACCGCACCATCAAATACGAAACCGTGGTCAAAGCCATGGACACGCTGCAACGCGCAGGCGTGCAGCGCGTGGGCCTGTCGGTTCAGTTGGTGGATTGATTTTTGAGCCATGAGCGCACTGCCCAAGCATCTTGAATTCGCACCGCCTCCCCCGGAGGGCACGGGCCGCTCAGTGGGCGCAGCCTTGGTCGTTCATGCCTTGCTGATCGTCGCACTCACGGCAGGCATTCAGTGGAAACAAGACAACAGTTTGTCGGTGGAAGCCGAGTTGTGGTCCGCCGTGCCCATGGCCGCTGCGCCTAAGCTGGTGGAGGTTGACGCACCGCCCCCGCCGCCTGCGCCCAAACCTGAACCCGCGCCAAAACCTGTGGTGAAAGCCCCTGAGCCACCGGCTCCCAACCGTGATGCTGAAATTGCGTTGGCGAAGAAACGCAAAGTCGAAGAAGAGAAAAAACTTCAAGATGCCGTGCGTGCCGAAGAGCGTCGCAAGGAAGAGCTGAAGAAAGAGGCTGAGAAAAAGGCCAAGGCCAAACTGGAAGAAGACAAACGCAAGCTAGAAGCGAAGAAAGAAGACGAGCGCAAGGACAAAGAGCGTAAAGAGAAGGAAAAAGAAAAAGAGCGCGCCGAGAAAGAACGCAAAGAAAAAGAAGCGAAGAAGCAAGCTGAACAAAAAGACAGCAAGGCGTCGGCTGAAGAAGCCAAAAAGCTAGAAGCCATCCGCAAAGAAAACATGAAGCGCATCGCAGGTCTGGCGGGCGCCAGCGGTAGCGAAAACGCCACGGGCACAGCCATGAAGTCCTCAGGCCCGTCTGACAGCTACGGCGGTCGCATCCGCGCACGCGTCAAACCCAACATCACGTTTGACCCCAGCTCGGTGTCAGGCAATCCTGCCGCCGAAGTGGAAGTGCGCTGCGCCCCCGACGGCACCATCGTGAGCCGCAAACTCACCAAGTCCAGCGGCAATGCAGCTTGGGACAGCGCGGTGCTCAAAGCCATCGACAAAACCGAAATCTTGCCGCGCGACACCGATGGCCGCGTGCACTCACCGCTGCTGCTGGTGTTCAAGCCCAACGACTAAAGCGGCACAGGAAAAATTCGGTTGCTAGAGCGTTCCCTCACTGTCGATGTGTTGAAAGTTGTGGCCGCACAGCTCATTGTGTGGCACCACTTCTCAGCCTACGGCCCGATGGCCGACACCATGACCTTGGTTTGGCCCGCGCTGATGGAATGGCTCTACCGCTATGCGCGCTTAGCTGTGCAAGTGTTCTTGGTGGTCGGCGGCTATTTGGCTGCTCAATCGGTGATGCACAAATCTATTCAGCATCCGATCATCAGCATCGCCAAGCGCTATCTGCGCTTGGTGCCCTTTTATGTGTTTGCCTTGGTGCTCATCAGCTTGGTTGTGGCGATGTCGCGTGACGCCATTCATGCAAGTTGGCTACCCAGTGAGCCGACTGTGTGGCAGTTCTTGGCACACGGCTTGTTGATGCATGACCTCTTGGGTTTTGAGGCGCTCTCCAGCGGTGCTTGGTATGTGGCCATCGATTTCCAGCTCTACGCGCTGCTGATTGTGTTGTGCCACGCTTTACACACCGAAACCAACAAGCGCTTATCCATCGCCGTGGCTTTGCTGTGCGTGACCTCC
This window contains:
- the ribBA gene encoding bifunctional 3,4-dihydroxy-2-butanone-4-phosphate synthase/GTP cyclohydrolase II — translated: MSATQGLTPVAISPVEDIVADMKAGRIVILVDEEDRENEGDLVLASDHVTPEAINFMARFGRGLICLTLTRERCEYLKLPPMAARNGTVYSTAFTVSIEAAEGVTTGISAADRSRTIEVAVAKATKPTDLVQPGHVFPLQAVDGGVLMRAGHTEAGCDLAAMAGCSPSSVICEIMKDDGTMARLPDLQIFAAEHGLKIGTIADLIAYRSRNESLVHKVSSRTMHTAHGEFTANAYKDMTSGDVHMALVKGTWGADAEVLARVHEPLSVLDALEPNRVMHSWGLDAALARIASQGTGVVVLLNCGESGQQLLNQFDGTARSAHGPERGRMDLRSYGVGAQILRDCGVHKMRLMGNPRRMPSMTGYGLEITGYLSKE
- the ribH gene encoding 6,7-dimethyl-8-ribityllumazine synthase translates to MFVSNLASTTTLDGSALKIGIVQARFNDDITNALAAACIAELKAMGVSDDRITHVHVPGALEVPLALAALAQIEDPEPFSALIALGCIIRGETYHFELVANESGAGVTRVGMDYHVPIANAILTTEDIAQAVARQTDKGRDAARVAVEMALLLESLA
- the nusB gene encoding transcription antitermination factor NusB gives rise to the protein MSEHLNTEDKAPRKTAKKTDSNGTTKSAAKSGRSRSREFALQGLYQFLVGNNEAADIDMFTRDLSGFHKSDSVHYDALLYGCIEQREILDSLIEPLLDRKLDEISPIEHAVMWMGAYEFQHCIDVPWRVVLNEYIELAKSFGGTDGHKYVNGVLNGLAPKLRALEVESDRAKGKLRD
- a CDS encoding pyridoxal phosphate-dependent aminotransferase; this encodes MKIAQRAQRIEPFYVMEVAKAAAERAALVAHTDAPMIFLNIGEPDFTAPPLVQEAAARAVHDGVTQYTPALGIPELRERISAWYSTRFGVNVPARRIVITAGASAALQLACLALIEAGDEVLMPDPSYPCNRHFVSAAEGRAVLVPTTAAERFQLSAEQVRANWTAQTRGVLLASPSNPTGTSIHPDELRAIHNEVSQRGGTTLIDEIYLGLSYDDQFGQSALGIDDQIISINSFSKYFNMTGWRLGWLVVPDALVPVVERLAQNLFICASTVAQHAALACFEAESMAEYERRRAEFKARRDYFVPALNALGLNVPVMPDGAFYAWADCTQAANKLGVQGSWDFAFEVMNKANLAITPGRDFGHADTSRFVRFSTARSLPELQAAIGRLQKILG
- the ybgC gene encoding tol-pal system-associated acyl-CoA thioesterase, producing the protein MVFEHPIRVYWEDTDAGGIVFYANYLKFFERARTEWLRALGIGQHALREETGGMFVVSETTVKYHRPAKLDDQLRVTATLAEGGRASLVIAQQAWLGETLLCEGTIRIGWVDAAAMKPARIPSSVLERLT
- the tolQ gene encoding protein TolQ translates to MTQDFSIVHLLLNASWVVQVVVLMLMGVSIVSWAAIFRKIGSIKRIKELNDEFERDFWSGTSLNELFAAAAQNAKTSGPMERIFASGMREYQKLRERRINDSSALMDGARRAMRASYQREMDAIESNLSMLASVGSVSPYVGLFGTVWGIMHAFTGLAGMQQVTLAKVAPGIAEALVATAIGLFAAIPAVLAYNRFSRDIDRVSIKLETFIEEFSNILQRNSASTMTH
- a CDS encoding biopolymer transporter ExbD produces the protein MASIAPRSGRGRRAMNDINMVPFIDVMLVLLIIFMVTAPLISPSVIDLPSVGKAATVPDQVIHVEISKEERITVKSTGTVNKSVSSTLKGLARDVQELQGESSQGPVVITADRTIKYETVVKAMDTLQRAGVQRVGLSVQLVD
- the tolA gene encoding cell envelope integrity protein TolA yields the protein MSALPKHLEFAPPPPEGTGRSVGAALVVHALLIVALTAGIQWKQDNSLSVEAELWSAVPMAAAPKLVEVDAPPPPPAPKPEPAPKPVVKAPEPPAPNRDAEIALAKKRKVEEEKKLQDAVRAEERRKEELKKEAEKKAKAKLEEDKRKLEAKKEDERKDKERKEKEKEKERAEKERKEKEAKKQAEQKDSKASAEEAKKLEAIRKENMKRIAGLAGASGSENATGTAMKSSGPSDSYGGRIRARVKPNITFDPSSVSGNPAAEVEVRCAPDGTIVSRKLTKSSGNAAWDSAVLKAIDKTEILPRDTDGRVHSPLLLVFKPND
- a CDS encoding acyltransferase, whose protein sequence is MLERSLTVDVLKVVAAQLIVWHHFSAYGPMADTMTLVWPALMEWLYRYARLAVQVFLVVGGYLAAQSVMHKSIQHPIISIAKRYLRLVPFYVFALVLISLVVAMSRDAIHASWLPSEPTVWQFLAHGLLMHDLLGFEALSSGAWYVAIDFQLYALLIVLCHALHTETNKRLSIAVALLCVTSMWQFNRVDELDIWAIYFFAAYGLGVLAAWAKRSTFEAQVFWVTALLAVGALWFEYRTRLSLALLSAVWLVIKPKGMVHWTPMKRVVHRLSNSAYVLFLIHFGAIVLFSAMWNNSHFYDPHMAFALTSFAWLCCVGMGLFLHEKVEVPIHHWVAHKTKPLFARLTR